cttatgggaactattcttATGATTATAGtgatcattaccataattctgtcacatgcgatatgggaactgtcaccataataaaaagaaatgttCCCATagttatggtaaaaatattattaataacaaaacagAATTATTACCTCAATGTTGATTTCAGATAATGATAGCCTGAGGAGCCACCAGTTCCTAACTGCTGGGATCCAATCATTCTCTGAACCATGATCACATGGTTATCTGCAATGTCATGTGtaacgtaaattaaaataaaataatgttatctATTGGTTGAATGGAAAATTCTTTAGAGTTGGGTAATAACTTACACCTCCATTTAGTAATTAAGGAGTCGATATCCATTAAAGCCGTTAATATTTGATGAGGCTGACTGAATCGTGGCTCATCTCGATAAAGTGTTATCATAACTGCACCTTGAAGGGCTCGATAGCTAAATCGTCTTTCGCCTCGTGCTAACAGAGCATTGTGGAGAGATTGGTTGAATATTGTTTCAAAAACAGCTTTCTTAGAAGCaacatttgcttttatatgCGTACGTACACTATCTTTTGAttgtttctttaaattatttataatatttaattaattacttaattaattaattagtttttgccttaaacttttgaaagataagttaattaatgaaaattacctGGGCTGTTGCCTCTTGTTCATCGAGCATCTGCTCGACGGCACTCTGGTACTTTCCCcagaaattataatcattttccTCAAGTCCAGGTGTACGTGCAAGCCACTCTTGAACTAAATTACTTAAACTTGGTTCgctttcagattttttaattgcctCAATAGCCTCAGGATCTTTTCCAAATACTTTAGTATAGCACTGATTATATCTTACGCGATGCTCTTGTTTAACTCCAAGTTTGTTCTCCAACAAACGAAATTGCAGTGACTGAAATCCGGATGCTGGTGATAGGTAATCACGAAAATCCATAAAGTCTAGGGGTGTCATAGTCTCTAGAATAGTCACTTGATCCACTAaaagcttttaaaataataaaaatataaatatttatttattctcacgATAGTATTTTGAGTTCATTGATCGCGAGTTATTTAAACCACATCATCTTGAGGATTGCGGTCTTGTAAATATATCACTGACTGGACTGTTACCCAACGAAAGTTGGCATACGTATGGtaataatacttttacaaaatattatattacttgtgaggtattaaattaatataactcTTAACATAAACTCTTGTGAGTCAAGACTATTGgcggtaaaaataatatttttgaattattttcttggtGCTATTAATTACTGAGTGTAAAAGTATCATTAAGTTGTAGGTAACTATTGATTGTACGTGAGTAGACAGATACAAggaacaaaaactaaaaaaaggCGCAAAGAAAATACAAAGATTACAAGTCGAGACAAGTTAAGCCTTGACCCACTTGAATAGTTGCTACTGTATAAGAAaagtaataaagaaaaaaataacaaccgAAGATTTAGTGAGGGTGCTAATTGAATTACAACccctttataacaaaaaactCCACCGCAAACCCTATGACTAATTGGCTTGTCATCAAGAGTTCGTTCAACTCGTTAATGCTCGTCTTCACTGTCAGTGTCatattttcagatatttttgaataacacataaataatatctacttgtcttattattactaattaaataattaatcatgaaataaatttctatttgcATTCGGCGCACCTACTTTGAGTATAAGGACAATGCGGTTGAGTCTTTTGAGAATTTCCAGTGTCTGCGACTCATCTAGACGTTGATAGTTGACTGATTTTTTGCTGTCATCAGATGAATTAtcgtttatattattttctatgttCTCAGCTTCTGAATTAAAGAGTTTTCGAACCGAATCTAGCtcgtaaattatttgtttgaaCCAAAGCTCGTAAGCtgttgaaaaattcatttttaaatgccgtcataattaagtaaaatttcattttttgtacCTTGATGAGTGACGATAAAAAGATGCTCATCGTGtacttcttttttaaattcagcaCTGAGAAGTTGTTGAGCTGAAAGAATTTTATCAAGACGCAGATATTCGCTGTAAAGAAGACCTGCACCTGAACCTTCAGTTAATTGGTCACCTAATTGACTGGTGTCTTCATATCTGAAAATTATCATTAcgcaaaatttattattttattagcagGGGGGTGGGACAAAAGGGGGTAGGgtaggcaaaacggggtaccccaaaattttattaaaaaaaaaaaaatgtatattttaaatggttttttaCCTTTCTTAGGGgttaccccattttgcccacaaaaatgaatttttttttttaacggtaactgaaaattttttctatttactttaaatatcattaaaaaaaaggatttagtGTATTTGAGTCATCGAAAACTTGGTATTTTCTTAAGttcccgttttgcccctcccttccgtaatatattattttcaataattatcataatgtaaattaaaaaaatttgaccttaagattttttttatcataaacaaATTTCAGTAAACTTATAAGACTATTGCATCAAATTTTCGGGTCATAAGTTTAtcgttatatttttgataaatcttatTTACTCTGTacattagaaattttgtaagattttaaaatcaacttatggaatttgaaaaaaaaaaaaaataaaaatatttaaaattaataaaattatttatcaattattattttaaaaaatacttacatgCCATATCCCATTGGACAAGccatagtttaaattaaaaattaataattaacaattttaaagaaaatttgtaCGTAAAAACtagttgtaataataattaatattattatttttaattaattaatcaatcattataaatatttattgaaataaaattactagtgAAATAATGAAAGCAGTCGTCTAGTGAGACGGCTGTAATTCGACTAACGAATTGAGTAAGCAAATAAGGGTTCAGTTTTATTTGTAACACTATAGACCGTACCACCAATGTAGTAGTGCACTTCAACGCGCGTTCAGCGGTTTTAACCGTAAAGTGGGAGagacgaataaaaaatatgcgtACGAGGAATCGATCGCGAGATCGCTTTTTCTTTGACGTGTCAACCGATAAGCAATAATCCCACGATTATTcactttgaattttaaatttatccgcTTACTACTTTACGGAAGGATACGCAAGCCATCTATCGGGATTTATCttgacttttaatttttaatttgaaagtaTGATTACGCCAATTTTTATAGCATTCTTGAGTAAATAttgtgtttatatattttgtatttctattgataatattttttttacaaagtcaGATTAGCTTTAAATAAGAGTTTATATACTTACATTTAGGGGAAGGAGGAGCAAAATAGGGGAAAGGGTAAAATGGGGtctcctaaaatttttttactttaattacttttttaaatataattgtacattattttgaattttttttcactgttttagaa
Above is a window of Microplitis demolitor isolate Queensland-Clemson2020A chromosome 1, iyMicDemo2.1a, whole genome shotgun sequence DNA encoding:
- the LOC103571175 gene encoding tryptophan 2,3-dioxygenase, translating into MACPMGYGIYEDTSQLGDQLTEGSGAGLLYSEYLRLDKILSAQQLLSAEFKKEVHDEHLFIVTHQAYELWFKQIIYELDSVRKLFNSEAENIENNINDNSSDDSKKSVNYQRLDESQTLEILKRLNRIVLILKLLVDQVTILETMTPLDFMDFRDYLSPASGFQSLQFRLLENKLGVKQEHRVRYNQCYTKVFGKDPEAIEAIKKSESEPSLSNLVQEWLARTPGLEENDYNFWGKYQSAVEQMLDEQEATAQKQSKDSVRTHIKANVASKKAVFETIFNQSLHNALLARGERRFSYRALQGAVMITLYRDEPRFSQPHQILTALMDIDSLITKWRYNHVIMVQRMIGSQQLGTGGSSGYHYLKSTLSDRYKVFLDLFNLSTFLIPRNLIPPLTKQMKTKLSIAWGCWGHEDDGSDLNASESSVEESL